The Panicum hallii strain FIL2 chromosome 5, PHallii_v3.1, whole genome shotgun sequence genome contains the following window.
gcggcgccggcgaatGCCACGAACGGGTGCTCCAGGAGCTGCGCCGCggtcggccggccggcggcgtccCTAGCGAAGCAGCGGGCCAGGAAGTCCTTGGCCTCTGCGGACAGCCAGAGCGGCACCTCCGGCACGGCGTCCGTGTACCCGATCCGGTGGAGGGCGGCGAGGACGTCGTCCGCGTCGCCCCACGGGGCGCGGCCGGTGGCCATCTCGACGACCGTGCACCCGAGCGCCCAGACGTCGGCGGGCGGGCCCTGGTCCTCCCCGCGCGCCACCTCGGGCGCCATGAACGCCGGCGTGCCGCCGATCGCGCGCCgcgcggcgccgggcgcgcgcgcgcacccGAAGTCCGCGAGCCTGGCGCGCCCGTCGGCGCCGATCACCACGTTCCGCGCCTTGACGTCCCCGTGCACGACGGAGCGCCCGTGGAGGTACGCCAGCCCGCGCAGGATGTCGGCCGCGTACGCCCGGACGGCGCGCTCCCCGAGGGCGCCCCCATTCCGGGCCGCCTCGTCGGCGAGCGACCCGCCGGGGGCGTACTCGAGGAAGAGCTGGTAGGAGCCGTCCGCGCcctcggcgccgccggcgcagcGCACGACGTGGGGCGAGCGCAGCCCCGCCAGCACCCCGCGCTCCCGCCGcagcgcctccgccgcggcgcccgcgcccgccgacTTGACCGCGAACAGCTCCCCCGACGCGGCGTCCGCCGCGAGGCACACCACGGCGCCCGACGCGCCGCGGCCCAGCGTGTGGAGCCTCCTCCAGTGCCCGCTCGCCATGCCTCCTCCTctcttgttcttcttcctcctttccCTGTGGTTAGTTGCTCGCTCGCTTGCTGCTCCTGCCGATGGTTGTGCTGGTGGTGGTCTTTTCGTTTGGCCTCGAGCTGGGATTGAGAAGGTGTGGGTGACTGGCGAGAGTTTATATGCAAAGGGGTGGCGGGGCGGAGAAGAAGACGACTCGGAGTTAATTTGGGTGGGGGGGCGATTAGTTTAGCTAAGAGGAGGGGCGGATCGCCGGGTGTTTGGTGTGCGTCAAGGGCTCAAGTTGGGTGGGGGTGCGGGGTTAGGAAATGGGCAAGGGGAAAGGCGTGGGTCGTGCGTCCCGCCCACGCGCGGCAATTGGACGGCGTGGGTGGGAACGCGCGGCGCGACTCGTGCGGCTGGTTAACGAGGTCCAGCGCCTGACCCGTCCGCCTCAGCTGGCTGGCTGGTTTTTGTAGCTGCAGGCATGCTGCGTTTTCTAATGGCCCCGTGCTTCGGAGACCTCATCTGGAGAATCTCGTGGTAGTATCATGCGCCGGTGGCCGATGATTACAGAACCTAATTGCGTCAAGAAAAACTATTAGAAAGTCTAATCTTGTAACCGAGAAACGGCACCACTCGTGTTCCTCGTGTGACTCGACGGTGTGCGAGGAATAGTAGCTCAAGATAGTCTCATGCACGAGCTCGTTAGTTCTCCGGTCGGTCGCGACTCGCGACCAGCAGCGGTATTAATCAGAGGAGGCGCCACCGGTCGGGGTCGTCTAAACTTCACGAGCCCTCGGGGTCAGCCGCTCGCTCCCGCCAATTTAATCGCCGGTCAAGACGGGACGTGCACCGgccgcgcgccccgccgcccggggTGCCCCGGCCGACCCGACGGCCGCGGGCGCGCGTCGTGGCCGCCCCTCCGTCTCACGGCCGTAGCTCCCCCGTACGGCGGCTGGCGATCGAGACCTGCTCCTGCTCGGTTGACACCGGGACCTGaccggcctcggcgtgcgggtgcgAAACGTGCCGGTGGCCGCCGGGGTCAACGCGCGCGCCTGCAAGCGCGCTGGGCGCTCGACGCTTTTCCGCGGGGGGCACGGTAGCTCGCTGCGTTGACGCTGCGGGCACCGGGTCTGGAGTCTGCACAGCAAAATGATGGCGCGGGAGAGCGTAGGGCTCCCAGTCAGGCCAGCAGCGTTCGCTCCACCAAACCCACCAGGGGATCGGGCAGGTAGGTAGGCGCTTGACTCGCACTGCCGCTACCGTTCGACGGTTATACCACACCCaatcttcttcttttttgttgttgttgtgaaACACACCAGCATGCTGACGAAACTAATTCTCGAAAGACTCTGAACGGATCAAATCCGGGTCAAGAGAAAGGTCAGGGGGATCAGCTCTGTTCGCTGAAGCGACCGGCTCCTGCAAGAGAGTGGCAGCCTGGTAGGTGCGCAAGATGCAGCTGGTAACGACCTGCCTGCCCGTGCCCGTGCAAGTGTTTCCCGGTCCGCGCGAGGCATCCACACACTGTCTCCACTAGCGGCAGTTTCCGGCCGCGCAGCGCATTCAACCCGGTGTCTGCTGGTGCCACCGGTCGCGCTCCGTTTCAGGCTTTTCGTTGTAGGCCGTGCGGCCGGCGCTGGACGCCCCGTTGTCTTGTTTCGTTCGTTCGCGTGGTTCAGACTGGTCGTGCGTAGCGAATCACCGGCGTTACTGCCTTGCCCCCGCCGGAAAAGGGAACCGCCGCGGTGGGCGCACGTTTCTTGTGGTTTGTGGCCGCCCGCCGCCGAAATGGCCAGACCGTGCTGCCGGTCCAGTGGCCGCTTGCTCGTTTCCGTTCCTGCTCAGAATAATGGTGGCGGCGGGTGCGCGCGTGCGTCCCAGCGCGAGCGAGCAGACTTGTTGTAGCACGGCACGAGACCTCCCTAGCGGGTGACGGGCGATGCCGATCCCATGGCAGTGCGGTGAGCCGGGCGCCAGGTTTCGTTCGGCAGCTGGGGATTTTGATTTTGAGCCGCGATCACAGCCGGGGTTGGGTTCGGCCCCAGACCACGCACCTGCGCCCCGAGGCCGTGACCTGCCGGTGCGGCGGCCTTGCCTCCACGTCGCCACCGCGTGGGATCCGGTGACCGGGCGGGCAGCGTCTCTCTCTTTctcaggcggcgccggcgtgtgCACACGAACCGAACACACCTCCCGTCCTTGAGATCGGACAGGTCTCGCGTGGCTGCGCCGAACTCCACGGCTCACGCGGGTCAACACATGCGCGGTGTGCAAGCGGCTGGGCGAGTCAACTTGTTCGGTACGGAGTGCTAGTTTACACGTACAGGCCTTTTAGCAGTAGCCTCACCATCCTATTATGATTACACCGTCTCGTCCCACGACTAAACTAACCCGTTCGTCCGGATCTCAAGGCTGCCGATTCCACGGGGCATTTTGTTAAGCTCTCCGTGGTAGATAGAGCTGGAAGTGAGCCGGAAACGTTAGAACGGGCTCGTCTCCCTTTCGGTTGAGACCTGCTCCCGGGATTGGAGCAGGTCAACCGTTTTGACATCTCTCCACATACTCGGTCGTATCTGTTGAGTGCTAGTATAAGAAAAGAGCAGTGGTGAATTTTTTTGGTATGGTTGACTAGCGAGCAATGTCAACGAGCAACCGAACGTGGACGGGAGGTGGTTGGCGAACAACGCACGAGAGACGGGGAGAGATCGAGCTAGGTCGGGCACGTCTTGAGAAACGATCAACCAGGTCGGCATGGTACGATTTGATCTCGACTCTCGAGGGGGGACGGACAGTCATGGACGGACGCACCAGTTGCTCTGAACCGTGTGTCACGTTGAGGACCAAGGATTGAGCGCCATGCCTGGAAAGCGTCCGTCCATGCGTGTGGGATGACGTCGCACCCACCATCTATCAGGTCGCAGTGGCTTCTCCGCAGCTGTAAAGATGCAGCGGCTGGAGATGCAGCAGTAAACAAACTGCGATAAACACAGGACAGGATGTGCCGTTTTCTCTTCGTACTTTTTTCTCCCTGTGCTTCTCTTGGCATGCTCTGCGCCTCGATGCTTATCACCTTGGCTTGGCTGCGAGTCGAGCTGTGGCGCGATAGCTATGTCCAGCGGGAAATGGGGCCTTTCTTTCCTGGTCTGAACCC
Protein-coding sequences here:
- the LOC112894129 gene encoding mitogen-activated protein kinase kinase kinase 17-like, whose amino-acid sequence is MASGHWRRLHTLGRGASGAVVCLAADAASGELFAVKSAGAGAAAEALRRERGVLAGLRSPHVVRCAGGAEGADGSYQLFLEYAPGGSLADEAARNGGALGERAVRAYAADILRGLAYLHGRSVVHGDVKARNVVIGADGRARLADFGCARAPGAARRAIGGTPAFMAPEVARGEDQGPPADVWALGCTVVEMATGRAPWGDADDVLAALHRIGYTDAVPEVPLWLSAEAKDFLARCFARDAAGRPTAAQLLEHPFVAFAGAADKARWVSPKSTLDAAFWESESDDEADEMPEGAAERIKSLACPASGFPDWDCEEGWIDVLGEQQQQQQSEVQVARGAPSKVSGAAAVPAGGMAVGGGGLSDELEAEEDVPFGGDAPAAAASVGRQGKRCPGSDCHVGVLPCQLVLCCNGITTDDEIKLWLPTKSDALLCLIPLVHTLLRPNFPSVRETGHDRFHTQKCY